A genomic stretch from Catellatospora citrea includes:
- a CDS encoding ferredoxin reductase family protein yields MTPDRIPLPRPRDRAVGRAVTAALACVTVLVVAALWVSAGGVAALSADGTGLVTAARLTGLVAADLLLLQVLAMARVPWVERAWGQDRLARIHRLLGFTSCWLMVAHVVLVVVGYAVSTGTGALAQLVDLVVRYPGMLLAAAGTALLVLVVALSVRAARRRVRYENWHLLHLYAYLGVGLALPHQLWNGAHFVTSPAATAYWWTLWGCAAAALLAFRVGRPLWLSRRHRLTVGEVRHEASDVYSVYLSGRRLDRLAARPGQFLTWRLRTGRGWSRAHPFSLSEAPRADRLRFTFRAAGDDGARLAGATPGTAVLIEGPFGTLTEDRRRGERVLLMAAGIGITPMRALLEGMRYADRELTLIYRARSADELVLRDEIDGIAAERGAQVIYLPGPPPTGRASWLTAELAERYTDHEALTHLVPELAGRDVFLCGPPPWMAAARAALRTAGVPARQVHDERFGW; encoded by the coding sequence GTGACCCCTGACCGAATCCCGCTCCCCCGGCCCCGCGACCGGGCCGTCGGACGCGCCGTGACCGCCGCGCTGGCCTGCGTCACCGTGCTGGTGGTGGCGGCGCTGTGGGTGTCCGCCGGCGGTGTGGCCGCGCTGAGCGCCGACGGCACCGGACTGGTGACCGCGGCCCGTCTCACCGGGCTGGTCGCCGCCGATCTGCTCCTGCTGCAGGTGCTCGCGATGGCGCGGGTGCCCTGGGTGGAGCGTGCCTGGGGGCAGGACCGGCTGGCCCGGATCCACCGGCTGCTCGGCTTCACCTCGTGCTGGCTGATGGTGGCGCACGTGGTGCTCGTCGTGGTCGGCTACGCCGTGTCCACCGGCACCGGCGCGCTCGCCCAACTGGTCGATCTGGTGGTGCGCTACCCGGGCATGCTGCTGGCCGCGGCCGGGACCGCGCTGCTGGTGCTCGTCGTGGCGCTGTCGGTGCGGGCGGCCCGCCGCCGGGTCCGCTACGAGAACTGGCACCTGCTGCACCTGTACGCCTACCTCGGGGTGGGCCTGGCCCTGCCGCACCAGCTGTGGAACGGGGCGCACTTCGTCACCTCCCCCGCCGCCACGGCCTACTGGTGGACACTGTGGGGCTGCGCTGCCGCCGCGCTGCTGGCGTTCCGGGTCGGGCGGCCGCTGTGGCTGTCGCGCCGCCACCGGCTCACCGTCGGCGAGGTGCGCCACGAGGCGTCCGACGTGTACTCCGTGTACCTGTCGGGGCGGCGACTGGACCGGCTGGCGGCCCGGCCCGGTCAGTTCCTGACCTGGCGGCTGCGCACCGGCCGCGGCTGGAGCCGGGCGCACCCGTTCTCGCTGTCCGAGGCCCCGCGCGCGGACCGGCTGCGGTTCACCTTCCGGGCCGCGGGCGACGACGGCGCGCGCCTGGCCGGGGCGACGCCGGGCACCGCGGTGCTGATCGAGGGCCCGTTCGGCACCCTCACCGAGGACCGCCGCCGCGGCGAGCGGGTGCTGCTGATGGCCGCGGGCATCGGCATCACGCCGATGCGCGCGCTGCTGGAGGGCATGCGGTACGCCGACCGCGAGCTGACCCTGATCTACCGGGCGCGCAGCGCCGACGAGCTGGTGCTGCGCGACGAGATCGACGGCATCGCGGCCGAACGCGGCGCACAGGTGATCTACCTGCCCGGTCCCCCGCCGACCGGGCGCGCCTCGTGGCTGACCGCCGAGCTGGCCGAGCGCTACACCGACCACGAGGCGCTGACCCACCTGGTCCCGGAGCTGGCCGGGCGGGACGTGTTCCTGTGCGGCCCCCCGCCCTGGATGGCGGCGGCCCGGGCCGCGCTGCGGACGGCCGGCGTGCCCGCCCGGCAGGTCCACGACGAGCGGTTCGGGTGGTGA
- a CDS encoding tautomerase family protein, producing the protein MPIVNIQITREGNLPGTTAATAEQKAALIAGVSQLLLDVLDKPLDSTFVVIDEVELENWGRGGLSVPQYREQQRAEGSR; encoded by the coding sequence ATGCCCATCGTCAACATCCAGATCACCCGCGAGGGCAACCTCCCGGGCACGACGGCCGCGACCGCCGAGCAGAAGGCGGCACTCATCGCCGGCGTCAGCCAGTTGCTGCTGGACGTGCTGGACAAGCCGCTGGACTCGACGTTCGTCGTCATCGACGAGGTCGAACTCGAGAACTGGGGCCGGGGCGGCCTGTCCGTCCCGCAGTACCGCGAGCAGCAGCGCGCGGAGGGCTCCCGCTAG
- a CDS encoding SDR family NAD(P)-dependent oxidoreductase: MSFENVQKVAVITGASQGIGAGLVEGYRKLGYGVVATSRSITASGDPDIVTVQGDIAHADTAERVTQAALDRFGRIDTLVNNAGIFIAKPFTDYTDDDLALVTGINLAGFFHLTQRVLPHMLAVGGGHIVSITTSLVDQADKNVPSVLASLTKGGLNSATKSLAIEYATRGVRVNAVAPGIIKTPMHAVESHATYAGLHPVGRMGETDDIVGAVLFLESAPFVTGEILHVDGGQNAGH; encoded by the coding sequence ATGAGCTTCGAAAACGTGCAGAAGGTCGCCGTCATCACCGGTGCGTCCCAGGGCATCGGCGCGGGCCTGGTGGAGGGATACCGCAAGCTCGGCTACGGCGTCGTCGCCACCTCGCGTTCGATCACCGCCTCCGGCGATCCGGACATCGTGACCGTGCAGGGCGACATCGCCCACGCCGACACCGCCGAGCGCGTGACCCAGGCCGCGCTGGACCGCTTCGGGCGCATCGACACCCTGGTCAACAACGCCGGCATCTTCATCGCCAAGCCGTTCACCGACTACACCGACGACGACCTCGCGCTGGTCACCGGGATCAACCTCGCCGGGTTCTTCCACCTGACCCAGCGGGTGCTGCCGCACATGCTCGCCGTCGGCGGCGGTCACATCGTCAGCATCACCACCAGCCTGGTCGACCAGGCCGACAAGAACGTGCCGTCCGTGCTCGCCTCGCTGACCAAGGGCGGCCTCAACTCGGCGACCAAGTCCCTGGCCATCGAGTACGCGACCCGTGGCGTGCGGGTCAACGCCGTCGCCCCGGGCATCATCAAGACCCCGATGCACGCGGTCGAGTCCCACGCGACCTACGCTGGGCTGCACCCCGTCGGCCGGATGGGCGAGACCGACGACATCGTCGGCGCGGTCCTGTTCCTCGAGTCGGCGCCCTTCGTCACCGGCGAGATCCTGCACGTCGACGGCGGCCAGAACGCCGGCCACTGA
- a CDS encoding TetR/AcrR family transcriptional regulator — translation MGRTSDARNKILEAARTLIEQRGYSALGVAEICTAAGVPKGSFYHFFASKQALALTVIDEHWTAQQQQWSELLGSDRAPLERLRDLFEATEEFQRAGRQEAGLVVGCLFGNLAAELSNQVPEIRDRLQEIFEAQIDMIEKVIVEAKDAGQAGPAVDTRDAARSIVAQIEGRVLLAKLLDDPAQLGTLWQNSLGLLQVPAAARPAGV, via the coding sequence ATGGGTAGGACAAGTGACGCGCGGAACAAGATCCTGGAAGCGGCCCGGACGCTGATCGAGCAGCGGGGCTACTCGGCGCTGGGCGTCGCGGAGATCTGCACGGCCGCCGGCGTGCCGAAGGGCAGCTTCTACCACTTCTTCGCCTCGAAGCAGGCGCTCGCGCTCACCGTCATCGACGAGCACTGGACCGCCCAGCAGCAGCAGTGGAGCGAGCTGCTCGGCAGCGATCGCGCCCCCCTGGAGCGGCTGCGCGACCTGTTCGAGGCGACCGAGGAGTTCCAGCGCGCGGGCCGCCAGGAGGCGGGACTGGTCGTCGGCTGCCTGTTCGGCAACCTCGCCGCCGAACTCAGCAACCAGGTCCCGGAGATCCGCGACCGGCTGCAGGAGATCTTCGAGGCGCAGATCGACATGATCGAGAAGGTGATCGTCGAGGCGAAGGACGCCGGGCAGGCCGGCCCGGCCGTCGACACCCGCGACGCGGCCCGCTCCATCGTCGCCCAGATCGAGGGGCGGGTGCTGCTGGCGAAGCTGCTCGACGACCCGGCCCAGCTCGGCACGCTCTGGCAGAACAGCCTCGGCCTGCTCCAGGTGCCCGCAGCGGCCCGGCCGGCAGGAGTCTGA
- a CDS encoding carboxymuconolactone decarboxylase family protein encodes MTYLDTPAESPLYTDQTDYIPNYLRVFALRPDAYAGWQQLAGSVRDGMDLRRYELVTVAAARRLGSDYCTLAHAKVLRERFYDEPRLRAVIADHHSAGLDPVDVAIMDFADKVAADPTTVTDSDAAHLREFGLSDTDVLQIVLAVCIRRFFSGVLSAVGADPDDALRA; translated from the coding sequence ATGACCTACCTCGACACCCCCGCCGAGTCGCCCCTGTACACCGACCAGACCGACTACATCCCCAACTACCTGCGGGTGTTCGCGCTGCGGCCCGACGCGTACGCGGGCTGGCAGCAGCTGGCCGGCAGCGTGCGCGACGGCATGGACCTGCGCCGGTACGAGCTGGTCACCGTCGCCGCCGCACGGCGGCTGGGTTCGGACTACTGCACCCTCGCGCACGCCAAGGTGCTGCGCGAACGCTTCTACGACGAGCCGCGGCTGCGCGCCGTCATCGCCGACCACCACAGCGCCGGCCTCGACCCGGTCGACGTCGCGATCATGGACTTCGCCGACAAGGTCGCCGCCGACCCGACCACCGTCACCGACTCCGACGCCGCTCACCTGCGCGAGTTCGGGCTGTCCGACACCGACGTGCTGCAGATCGTGCTGGCGGTGTGCATCCGCCGCTTTTTCAGCGGCGTGCTGTCCGCGGTCGGCGCCGACCCCGACGACGCGCTGCGGGCGTAG
- a CDS encoding helix-turn-helix domain-containing protein, which translates to MSTQEPVDLTLGDFLRACRARVRPEDVGLPGGGRPRRVPGLRREELALLAHVSVDYLVRLEQGRAARVSAEVLQALSEALRLRPDEHEYLLRVARPPRSAPATRPAPQRVRPQTRQLLDSLHEFPALLLGRRMDVLAWNPLGAALLADFDTLPAVRRNLVRLAFTDPTCRALYADWATAARECVAYLRMDAARWPDDPALTELVDELSAKDDDFRRWWRDHRVRARAFGRKRFQHPVAGPMELDFQALGVGDDPDQTLFVYTAEADSPSAEALRFLAAWSAGPHRPARTRLRGDGPAA; encoded by the coding sequence ATGAGCACCCAGGAGCCCGTCGACCTCACGCTGGGCGACTTCCTGCGCGCCTGCCGGGCGCGGGTGCGTCCCGAGGACGTGGGCCTGCCCGGCGGCGGTCGGCCGCGGCGGGTGCCGGGGCTGCGGCGTGAGGAGCTGGCGCTGCTGGCCCATGTGAGCGTCGACTACCTGGTCCGGCTGGAGCAGGGGCGCGCTGCCCGGGTGTCCGCGGAGGTGCTGCAGGCCCTGTCCGAAGCGCTGCGGCTGCGCCCGGACGAGCACGAGTACCTGCTGCGCGTGGCGCGACCGCCCCGGTCGGCGCCCGCCACCCGACCGGCGCCGCAGCGGGTGCGGCCGCAGACCCGGCAGCTGCTGGACAGCCTGCACGAGTTCCCGGCACTGCTGCTCGGACGGCGGATGGACGTGCTGGCCTGGAACCCGCTCGGGGCGGCGCTGCTGGCCGACTTCGACACCCTGCCCGCGGTCCGACGCAACCTCGTCCGGCTGGCCTTCACCGACCCCACCTGCCGCGCCCTGTACGCCGACTGGGCCACCGCCGCCCGGGAGTGTGTGGCCTACCTGCGGATGGACGCCGCGCGCTGGCCGGACGACCCGGCGCTGACCGAGCTGGTCGACGAGCTGTCCGCCAAGGACGACGACTTCCGGCGCTGGTGGCGCGACCACCGGGTGCGGGCGCGCGCGTTCGGACGCAAGCGGTTCCAACATCCCGTGGCCGGGCCGATGGAGCTGGACTTCCAGGCGCTGGGCGTCGGCGACGACCCGGATCAGACCCTGTTCGTGTACACCGCCGAGGCGGACTCGCCGTCGGCGGAGGCGCTGCGATTCCTCGCCGCCTGGTCGGCGGGCCCGCACCGGCCGGCACGGACCCGGCTGCGGGGAGACGGCCCGGCCGCCTGA
- a CDS encoding oxidoreductase — translation MTTWFITGASRGFGLEIAKQALERGDDVVATARDPQAVEKALPGFAEQLLAVALDVTDERQARDAVAAATARFGGIDVLVNNAGRGLLGAVEEAADAEVRAVFDTNVFGLLAVTRAVLPVMRAQGSGRIVNMSSVGGFVSWPGWGVYCATKFAVEAITESLRFEVGPFGVQAIAVEPGPFRTDFLDPSSLHRTAKEIAGYGDSAGAMRSWADGANHAQDGDPVKAATAILAVVDTEAMPARLALGAAAVADIEAKLRSARFELDTWREISLTTDYAAV, via the coding sequence GTGACCACATGGTTCATCACCGGCGCGTCCCGCGGCTTCGGCCTGGAGATCGCCAAGCAGGCTCTCGAACGCGGCGACGACGTCGTGGCGACCGCCCGCGACCCCCAGGCCGTCGAGAAGGCCCTGCCGGGCTTCGCCGAGCAGCTGCTCGCCGTCGCGCTCGACGTGACCGACGAGCGACAGGCCCGCGACGCGGTCGCGGCGGCGACGGCCCGGTTCGGCGGCATCGACGTGCTGGTCAACAATGCGGGACGCGGTCTGCTCGGTGCGGTCGAGGAGGCCGCTGACGCCGAGGTCCGCGCGGTCTTCGACACCAACGTGTTCGGGCTGCTGGCGGTCACCCGCGCGGTCCTGCCCGTGATGCGCGCCCAGGGCTCGGGCCGCATCGTCAACATGAGCTCGGTCGGCGGGTTCGTGTCCTGGCCGGGCTGGGGCGTCTACTGCGCGACGAAGTTCGCCGTGGAGGCGATCACCGAGTCGCTGCGGTTCGAGGTGGGGCCGTTCGGCGTCCAGGCGATCGCCGTCGAGCCCGGCCCGTTCCGCACGGACTTCCTGGACCCCAGCTCGCTGCACCGGACGGCGAAGGAGATCGCCGGGTACGGCGACAGCGCCGGTGCGATGCGGTCGTGGGCCGACGGCGCCAACCACGCCCAGGACGGCGACCCGGTCAAGGCGGCTACCGCGATCCTCGCCGTGGTGGACACCGAGGCGATGCCCGCCCGGCTGGCGCTGGGTGCGGCCGCGGTCGCCGACATCGAGGCCAAGCTCAGGTCGGCGCGCTTCGAGCTCGACACCTGGCGCGAGATCTCGCTGACCACCGACTACGCCGCGGTGTGA
- a CDS encoding histidine phosphatase family protein, whose product MREIVLVRHGQTEWSASGRHTSFTDLPLTAEGERQAAQLAARLAGRAFAAVLCSPLQRAVRTAALAGLEITATDDDLLEWNYGAYEGRTTVEIRQERPEWTLWQHGCPGGETAAQVGARCDRVLERARTMLASGDVALVGHGHLLRVLTARWLGLPPQDGGLFRLETATLSVLGFERETPVLLRWNS is encoded by the coding sequence ATGCGAGAGATCGTGCTGGTCCGGCACGGGCAGACCGAGTGGAGCGCCAGCGGCCGCCACACCTCCTTCACCGACCTGCCGCTGACGGCCGAGGGCGAACGCCAGGCGGCCCAGCTGGCCGCACGGCTGGCCGGGCGGGCGTTCGCCGCGGTCCTGTGCAGCCCTCTGCAGCGGGCGGTGCGCACCGCGGCGCTGGCCGGGCTGGAGATCACCGCCACCGATGACGACCTGCTGGAGTGGAACTACGGCGCGTACGAGGGTCGCACCACGGTCGAGATCCGCCAGGAACGTCCCGAGTGGACCCTGTGGCAGCACGGCTGCCCTGGCGGGGAGACCGCCGCCCAGGTCGGCGCCCGCTGTGACCGCGTCCTGGAACGGGCCCGGACCATGCTGGCCAGCGGCGACGTCGCGCTCGTCGGCCACGGCCACCTGCTGCGGGTGCTCACCGCGCGCTGGCTGGGCCTGCCACCGCAGGACGGCGGGCTGTTCCGCCTGGAGACGGCCACCCTCAGCGTGCTCGGCTTCGAGCGCGAGACACCCGTCCTGCTGCGCTGGAACAGCTGA
- a CDS encoding methyltransferase domain-containing protein, whose protein sequence is MTDAPLMPHYARVDQSPPQMQARLVAYLDRAAAYQAIADIRARACETMHVKPGHRVLDGGCGLGEEACALAVLVGVDGRVDGVDNSRSMLSLAAQRYERWHQTHPDAGDVRFVTGDLSRLDYPAGVFDAVRCERTLQHLPQAETVIAELIRVTRPQGRICLVDTDWESLVFDGLPVEVLTPMMWRLRHHSVMCNPTMGRTLRNRLRRAGVRELECHPMTMCFTDPAEAHHVVPYFDRDMLLHIVGEEDGDTTAMVDRWLAAVHEADAREDFLVALTVWVVAGTVPV, encoded by the coding sequence ATGACGGACGCGCCGCTCATGCCGCACTACGCGAGGGTCGATCAGAGCCCGCCGCAGATGCAGGCACGGCTCGTGGCGTATCTCGACCGGGCCGCCGCGTACCAGGCGATCGCCGACATCCGGGCGAGGGCGTGCGAGACGATGCACGTCAAGCCCGGCCACCGCGTGCTCGACGGGGGCTGCGGGCTGGGGGAGGAGGCGTGCGCGCTGGCGGTGCTGGTGGGCGTGGACGGCCGGGTCGACGGCGTCGACAACTCGCGGAGCATGCTGTCGCTGGCCGCGCAGCGCTACGAGCGATGGCACCAGACCCACCCCGACGCGGGCGACGTTCGCTTCGTCACCGGTGATCTGAGCAGGTTGGACTATCCGGCCGGCGTCTTCGACGCGGTGCGGTGCGAGCGTACGCTGCAACACCTGCCGCAGGCGGAGACGGTGATCGCGGAGCTGATCCGGGTCACCCGGCCGCAGGGGCGGATCTGCCTGGTGGACACCGACTGGGAGTCGCTGGTCTTCGACGGGCTGCCGGTGGAGGTGCTCACGCCGATGATGTGGCGGCTGCGGCACCACAGCGTGATGTGCAACCCGACGATGGGCCGCACGCTGCGCAACCGGCTGCGCCGGGCCGGCGTGCGCGAGCTCGAGTGCCACCCGATGACGATGTGCTTCACCGACCCGGCCGAGGCGCACCACGTGGTGCCGTACTTCGACCGGGACATGCTGCTGCACATCGTGGGGGAGGAGGACGGCGACACCACGGCGATGGTCGACCGCTGGCTCGCCGCCGTCCACGAAGCCGACGCGCGGGAGGACTTCCTGGTGGCGTTGACGGTCTGGGTGGTCGCGGGCACGGTCCCGGTCTGA
- a CDS encoding CPBP family intramembrane glutamic endopeptidase: protein MASTVDDTRRQARRGLTVFLILVAVFAAIFQSILAATTNPWWVYAVMWSVAAASVVARLVLNEGFADVSFRFGPARRTLPWIAFGVAFPLVVGAVAYGAAWLTGLARFTAPAAFGGFGGRLLLAATIGAVISALSAAGEEIGWRGYMLTRLIQAGVPRPVFVSGLIWGLWHVPLIATGFIYGGHPYTWLAVLVFLVSAIATGYVIARTRLETGSIWPPITLHAAYNSVIQAAFDPATSGPNAALWVGEEAGLLVAATLVVAAVICSRGTWRLLATPDRPLAVPPGIRL from the coding sequence ATGGCGAGCACCGTCGACGACACCCGCCGGCAGGCCCGACGCGGACTGACCGTCTTCCTCATCCTCGTCGCCGTCTTCGCCGCGATCTTCCAGTCGATCCTCGCCGCCACCACCAACCCCTGGTGGGTGTACGCCGTCATGTGGTCGGTCGCCGCCGCCTCCGTCGTCGCCCGCCTCGTCCTGAACGAAGGCTTCGCCGACGTCTCCTTCCGGTTCGGACCCGCCCGCCGCACCCTGCCCTGGATCGCTTTCGGCGTCGCCTTCCCGCTGGTCGTCGGTGCCGTCGCCTACGGCGCCGCCTGGCTCACCGGACTCGCCCGGTTCACCGCGCCCGCGGCGTTCGGCGGCTTCGGCGGCCGCCTCCTGCTCGCCGCCACGATCGGCGCCGTCATCAGCGCGCTGTCCGCGGCCGGCGAGGAGATCGGCTGGCGCGGGTACATGCTCACCCGGCTCATCCAGGCCGGGGTGCCCCGGCCCGTCTTCGTCAGCGGCCTCATCTGGGGACTGTGGCACGTCCCGCTGATCGCCACCGGGTTCATCTACGGCGGCCACCCGTACACCTGGCTGGCGGTGCTGGTGTTCCTGGTCTCCGCGATCGCCACCGGTTACGTGATCGCCCGCACCCGGCTGGAGACCGGCAGCATCTGGCCGCCCATCACCCTGCACGCCGCCTACAACAGCGTCATCCAGGCCGCGTTCGACCCGGCCACCTCCGGCCCGAACGCCGCGCTCTGGGTCGGCGAGGAGGCCGGGCTGCTCGTCGCCGCCACCCTCGTCGTCGCCGCTGTGATCTGCAGCCGCGGCACCTGGCGGCTGCTCGCCACTCCCGACCGCCCGCTCGCCGTGCCGCCCGGCATCCGCCTTTAG
- a CDS encoding KamA family radical SAM protein — MNAGQPYEYRRVELIEPDWTRFPGWRDVTPAQWESAQWQRVNCIKNIKQLRAVLGDTVDEAFYTDLEDDQKALATMSMLVPPQMINTMAREELTTEAFYADPVRRYMIPVASDRLTEWASHPHASRDSLHEHDMWVAEGLTHRYPTKVLAELLSTCPQYCGHCTRMDLVGNSTPAVEKLKLTLKPVDRYDAHIAYLKAHPGVRDVVVSGGDVANVPWKNLESYLMRLLEIDTIRDIRLATKALMGLPQHWLQPEVVEGLERVARTARRRGVNLAIHTHVNHANSITPTVARAAKTALEVGVRDVRNQGVLMRGVNATSPDLLDLCFALQGEANILPYYFYMCDMIPNAEHWRVSVGAAQQLQHDIMGYLPGYATPRIVCDVPFVGKRWVHMVTEYDRENGISYWTKNYRTSIEADQNVDVLSQRYAYYDPIDTLPESGQKWWRKQMDEQLAVQA, encoded by the coding sequence ATGAACGCTGGGCAACCCTACGAGTACCGCCGCGTAGAGCTGATCGAACCGGACTGGACCCGGTTCCCGGGCTGGCGCGACGTCACCCCCGCGCAGTGGGAGTCGGCGCAGTGGCAGCGCGTCAACTGCATCAAGAACATCAAGCAGCTGCGCGCCGTGCTCGGCGACACCGTCGACGAGGCCTTCTACACCGACCTCGAGGACGACCAGAAGGCTCTGGCCACGATGTCGATGCTGGTCCCCCCGCAGATGATCAACACGATGGCGCGGGAAGAGCTGACCACCGAGGCGTTCTACGCCGACCCGGTGCGCCGCTACATGATCCCGGTCGCCTCCGACCGGCTCACCGAGTGGGCCAGCCACCCGCACGCCAGCCGCGACAGCCTCCACGAGCACGACATGTGGGTCGCCGAGGGCCTCACCCACCGCTACCCCACCAAGGTGCTCGCCGAGCTGCTGTCCACCTGCCCGCAGTACTGCGGCCACTGCACCCGCATGGACCTGGTCGGCAACTCCACCCCCGCGGTCGAGAAGCTCAAGCTCACCCTCAAGCCCGTCGACCGCTACGACGCGCACATCGCCTACCTCAAGGCCCACCCCGGCGTCCGCGACGTCGTCGTCTCCGGCGGCGACGTGGCCAACGTCCCGTGGAAGAACCTCGAGTCGTACCTGATGCGCCTGCTCGAGATCGACACCATCCGCGACATCCGGCTCGCCACCAAGGCGCTGATGGGCCTGCCCCAGCACTGGCTGCAGCCCGAGGTCGTCGAGGGCCTGGAGCGGGTCGCCCGCACCGCCCGCCGGCGCGGCGTCAACCTGGCCATCCACACGCACGTCAACCACGCCAACTCGATCACGCCGACCGTGGCCCGCGCCGCGAAGACGGCCCTCGAAGTCGGCGTCCGCGACGTACGCAACCAGGGCGTGCTCATGCGCGGCGTCAACGCCACCTCGCCCGACCTGCTCGACCTGTGCTTCGCGCTGCAGGGCGAGGCGAACATCCTGCCGTACTACTTCTACATGTGCGACATGATCCCCAACGCCGAGCACTGGCGCGTCTCCGTCGGCGCCGCCCAGCAGCTCCAGCACGACATCATGGGCTACCTGCCCGGCTACGCCACCCCGCGCATCGTCTGCGACGTGCCGTTCGTCGGCAAGCGCTGGGTCCACATGGTCACCGAGTACGACCGCGAGAACGGCATCTCGTACTGGACCAAGAACTACCGCACCTCCATCGAGGCCGACCAGAACGTCGACGTGCTCTCCCAGCGCTACGCGTACTACGACCCGATCGACACCCTGCCCGAGTCGGGCCAGAAGTGGTGGCGCAAGCAGATGGACGAGCAGCTCGCCGTCCAGGCCTGA
- a CDS encoding amidohydrolase — translation MQISALPAERTTLWHNAVVRSPADPGATALLTRGQQIVWLGPLADAPTADLRVDLGGALVTPAFVDAHVHATDTGLALAGLDLSAVRSASELLKAVAEFASGLGPEAVVLGHGFDESTWGAAQTPPTAAELDRAAGGRSVYLSQASIHSALVSSDLLALAADAPGFDASGWVRRDAHHVVRAAAFGQITIVQRRDAQMRMLRHAASLGIAAVHECGGPGTSSEDDFTELLRLSGQGLPEVYGFWGELMGAAKARELGAVGAGGDLYADGALGSRTAHVGEDYLDGERGCGHGYVTVEQVRDHLLDCHRHRMQGGFHAIGDAAISTVVAGFAAADEVLGTDAIRDARHRVEHAEIMDKRLIAAFVEYGIVASMQPAFDRLWGGEHQMYAQRLGVARSLASNPMGQMHNTGVALAFGSDSPVTPLDPWGSVRAAMQHFNTHQRMSAKSAFAAHTRGGWRAVHQDAEGVLVPGAPATFAVWRTPAGLSGTLPSLEQHDELPVCVRTVLRGETIYEQQ, via the coding sequence ATGCAGATCTCCGCCTTGCCGGCCGAGCGCACGACGCTCTGGCACAACGCCGTAGTCCGCAGTCCCGCTGATCCGGGCGCCACGGCACTGCTCACCCGCGGCCAGCAGATCGTGTGGCTGGGTCCGCTCGCCGACGCGCCGACCGCCGACCTGCGCGTGGACCTGGGCGGGGCCCTGGTCACGCCGGCGTTCGTCGACGCGCACGTGCACGCCACCGACACCGGCCTGGCCCTGGCCGGGCTGGACCTGTCGGCGGTGCGCAGCGCGTCGGAGCTGCTCAAGGCCGTGGCCGAGTTCGCGTCCGGGCTGGGCCCGGAGGCCGTGGTGCTCGGGCACGGGTTCGACGAGAGCACCTGGGGTGCGGCGCAGACCCCGCCGACCGCCGCCGAGCTGGACCGGGCCGCGGGCGGGCGCAGCGTGTACCTGTCCCAGGCGTCGATCCACTCGGCGCTGGTCTCCTCGGACCTGCTGGCCCTGGCCGCCGACGCGCCGGGCTTCGACGCGTCGGGGTGGGTGCGCCGCGACGCGCACCACGTGGTGCGGGCGGCCGCGTTCGGGCAGATCACCATCGTGCAGCGGCGGGACGCGCAGATGCGGATGCTGCGCCACGCGGCGAGCCTGGGCATCGCGGCGGTGCACGAGTGCGGCGGGCCGGGCACGTCCAGCGAGGACGACTTCACCGAGCTGCTGCGCCTGTCGGGGCAGGGGCTGCCGGAGGTGTACGGGTTCTGGGGCGAGCTGATGGGCGCGGCCAAGGCCCGGGAGCTGGGTGCGGTCGGCGCGGGCGGGGACCTGTACGCCGACGGGGCACTCGGTTCGCGGACCGCGCACGTCGGCGAGGACTACCTGGACGGCGAGCGCGGCTGCGGGCACGGTTACGTGACCGTCGAGCAGGTGCGCGATCACCTGCTCGACTGCCACCGGCACCGGATGCAGGGCGGCTTCCACGCGATCGGCGACGCGGCGATCTCGACGGTCGTGGCCGGGTTCGCGGCCGCAGACGAGGTGCTCGGCACCGACGCCATCCGCGACGCCAGGCACCGGGTGGAGCACGCCGAGATCATGGACAAGCGGCTGATCGCCGCGTTCGTGGAGTACGGCATCGTCGCGTCGATGCAGCCGGCGTTCGACCGGCTGTGGGGCGGCGAGCACCAGATGTACGCCCAGCGGCTCGGGGTGGCGCGGAGTCTGGCGTCGAACCCGATGGGGCAGATGCACAACACGGGGGTGGCGCTGGCGTTCGGGTCGGACAGCCCGGTGACGCCGCTGGACCCGTGGGGCAGTGTCCGGGCGGCGATGCAGCATTTCAACACCCATCAGCGGATGAGCGCGAAGTCGGCGTTCGCGGCGCACACCCGTGGCGGGTGGCGCGCCGTGCACCAGGATGCCGAGGGCGTGCTGGTGCCGGGTGCGCCGGCGACGTTCGCGGTGTGGCGCACCCCGGCCGGGTTGTCCGGCACCCTTCCCAGTCTTGAGCAGCACGACGAGCTGCCGGTCTGTGTCCGTACCGTCCTGCGTGGAGAAACGATCTATGAGCAGCAATAA